The genomic DNA CGCGATGACCGTGCGTGGCCCGCGCGGGGAGCTGACCACCGTGGCGATCGACCTGTCCGAGGTGCAGTCGACGGTGCGCGCGCTGACGTGGTCCCAGGTCGGCATCGGTACTGCGGTCCTGCTCGTGCTCGGCATCGTGGGGTACGCGGTGGTGCACCGCAGCCTGCGTCCGTTGGTCGAGGTGGAACGGACGGCCGCGGCGATCGCGGCAGGCGAACTCGACCGACGCGTCCCGCAGCGTGACCCCCGCACCGAAGTGGGCCGACTGTCGTTGGCGCTCAACGGGATGCTGGCCCAGATCCAGCGGGCGGTCGCGTCGTCCGAGTCGTCGGCGGCGCAGGCCCGCAGCTCCGAAGAACGGATGCGGCGCTTCATCACCGACGCCAGCCACGAGCTGCGGACGCCGCTCACCACCATCCGTGGCTTCGCGGAGTTGTACCGCCAGGGCGCAGCACGCGACATGGAGATGCTGATGAACCGCATCGAGAGCGAGGCCCAGCGGATGGGCCTGCTGGTCGAAGACCTGCTGCTGCTGGCCCGACTGGACGCTCAGCGGCCACTCGAACACAACCGCGTCGATCTCTTGGCCCTCGCGAGCGACGCCGTGCACGACGCACGGTCGGTGGCCCCGAAGCGGGTCGTGACGATGGAGGTGTTCGACGGCCCCGGTACGCCCGAGGTGCTCGGCGACGACGCTCGACTCCGCCAGGTGCTGGGCAACCTCGTGGCCAACGCGCTGCAGCACACGCCGGAAGACGCGAAGGTCGCCGTGCGGGTGGGGACCGACGGGGACAACGCGGTGCTCGAGGTCTGCGACGAAGGGCCGGGCATGAGCCTCGACGATGCGCAGCGGGTGTTCGAGCGGTTCTACCGCACCGACTCGTCACGCGCGCGTGCCAGTGGTGGCACGGGGCTGGGGCTGTCGATCGTGGACTCGCTGGTCCACGCGCACGGCGGCACGGTCAGCGTGACCACGGCGCCGGGACGCGGCTGCCGGTTCCGCGTGTGTCTGCCCCGCATCGCCGACGTGGCGGTGCCGGTCGCCTGACGTCAGTCCTGTTCGGCGAGTGCGGCTTTGATCTTCGCCTGCGCCTCGTCGAGCGACTCGGGCGACGGGTTGCGATCGACGTTCTGGAACCCGAAGTCCGACAGGTCGCGGGCCGGGAACACGTGTACGTGCAGGTGCGGCACCTCGAGACCGGCGATGATCAGGCCCGATCGTTCGGCGCCGAACGCCTTGCACACGGCCTTGCCGATCCGCTGGGCGACGGCCATGACGGCGTTGAAGTCGTTCGACTCGATGTCCTGCCAGTTGTCGAGTTCCGCACGCGGCACCACGAGGGTGTGACCCGGCGTCATCGGCTCGATCGTCAGGAACGCGACCACGTCGTCGTCCTCGTAGACGAACCGTCCGGGCAGCTCGCCGTTGATGATCTTCGTGAAGATGGAAGCCATGGCCCGAGCATGCCAGAACGGGCTCAGAACGGTGGCTCGTCCCCGGCGGGCGTCGTCGGCGGTGGAGGTGGAGGCCTCCACTCTGCGGTGATGTGTTCGTCTTCGCGGGGATCGTTGGCCCACGTGCACCACGGGCTGACGCTCGGAGCACCGCCCTTGAAGACGAGGAGCTTCCGGCGCATGTCGTTGCGCCACTTGCGAATGTCGATTTCGTCGCGCCGGGCTCGGTTGAGCCGTCGGGTCTCGTCGTTGGCGGCACGCTTGGCCGCCATGGCCCGCCGAGCGGCGGCGGTGCGCGTCGCCCTCTCACGCCGCCGGTTGCGCCAGCGCGGCTTGGGCATGCCGCAGGCATCGGCGATGTCGTCGAACAGGTCGGCGCCGTCGGGCGTGCTGCGGTACACCCGCCCCGTGGGTGAGGTCCACACGATGGTGCCGTCGGGACGCTGTTCGTCGCGCCACCCGTCCGGCCCACCATGGAAGGTCTTGAGGCGGTGGTGTTGGCGGCAGTAACACGCCAGATTCGTGGGCACCGTGCGCCCGCCGCCTTCGGGATTGCGGTGGTCGAAGGGTGTGGTGTGGTCGACGTCGGCCCGCCAAGCCGCACGGCCGCATCCCGGGAAACGGCAGGTGATGTCGCGGCAGCGGATCCACCGTTCGATCGCCGCGGACGGCTGATATCGCAGCGACGAGGCGACGTCCGCC from Mycolicibacterium arabiense includes the following:
- a CDS encoding sensor histidine kinase is translated as MSRLGGAGVPLRVGLVAATLVLVACGLLASGVAVTSIMRHSLINRVDQSLLDASRGWAQAPRRVPTTPIEGPNPGRPPTDFYVRGIDPDGRVWMAVNDREAEPQLPEGNDVGPVPVTIGSVNHSGVEWRAMTVRGPRGELTTVAIDLSEVQSTVRALTWSQVGIGTAVLLVLGIVGYAVVHRSLRPLVEVERTAAAIAAGELDRRVPQRDPRTEVGRLSLALNGMLAQIQRAVASSESSAAQARSSEERMRRFITDASHELRTPLTTIRGFAELYRQGAARDMEMLMNRIESEAQRMGLLVEDLLLLARLDAQRPLEHNRVDLLALASDAVHDARSVAPKRVVTMEVFDGPGTPEVLGDDARLRQVLGNLVANALQHTPEDAKVAVRVGTDGDNAVLEVCDEGPGMSLDDAQRVFERFYRTDSSRARASGGTGLGLSIVDSLVHAHGGTVSVTTAPGRGCRFRVCLPRIADVAVPVA
- a CDS encoding HIT family protein; its protein translation is MASIFTKIINGELPGRFVYEDDDVVAFLTIEPMTPGHTLVVPRAELDNWQDIESNDFNAVMAVAQRIGKAVCKAFGAERSGLIIAGLEVPHLHVHVFPARDLSDFGFQNVDRNPSPESLDEAQAKIKAALAEQD